One Endozoicomonas gorgoniicola DNA window includes the following coding sequences:
- a CDS encoding monovalent cation:proton antiporter family protein, whose protein sequence is MDFTFFNQLMMILGLSVCAISLFHRLNLPESLGYLSVGIVLGPTATGLIHEDFDISLLAEIGVVFLLFTLGLEFSVSRMKTMKQEVFGLGGLQVLLCATGIFGILNMLGVPVKESLIIAAALALSSTAIVSKELTQSNEIRARQGQLSIGVLLFQDIAAVLFLILVPAIAGSGGQAVLPAISIALLKGALFVAVMLAAGKWVLPVVFNEIARARSDELFVLIALMTALMAAWLTHMLGLSMALGGFIAGMMLGDSNYKHQVEADIRPFRDILLGLFFVSVGLMLDLTILRDHWPVILAATAALLVFKLSVISVLARTFGEDRRIALKTGLVLCQGGEFCFALIALATQYGETGGEKASLVFSTTILSMLVAPLLIRNSSKIVELFFREAETSVDSEHSVDIKQQTAHISGHTLICGYGRVGQTISRFLSRENLLYVALDDDALHVHEAGLAGEPVFYGDCRRLELLEAAGLNRARQIIICIDNTDNALSVVKTIRSEYRHLPILVRTRDLSQCDELKQAGATAVVPEVLESSLLIVKQVFLMLGMDRDVVRHKIHQAREQQYDILSGYYPGVTDIQAETDDVPVRHAVTLCKGSPCEGLRPADLPVEGDVSVMGIKRSGITYEPGQVTRMAADDIVIMAGPMASLKQSEKNLI, encoded by the coding sequence ATGGACTTTACGTTTTTCAACCAGTTAATGATGATTCTGGGACTGTCTGTCTGCGCCATATCACTGTTTCATCGCCTTAATCTTCCGGAAAGTCTGGGTTATCTGAGCGTTGGCATCGTCCTCGGACCTACAGCAACCGGTTTGATCCATGAAGATTTCGATATCAGCCTGCTGGCAGAAATCGGTGTCGTCTTCCTGCTGTTTACCCTCGGGCTGGAATTCTCCGTCAGTCGCATGAAAACCATGAAACAGGAAGTATTTGGGCTGGGGGGCTTGCAGGTACTGCTGTGTGCCACTGGCATTTTTGGCATCCTTAATATGCTGGGGGTACCTGTCAAAGAGAGTCTGATCATAGCAGCAGCACTGGCACTCTCTTCAACGGCCATCGTTTCCAAGGAGCTGACCCAGAGCAATGAGATTCGCGCCCGCCAGGGACAGCTAAGCATTGGCGTATTACTGTTTCAGGATATTGCTGCCGTGCTGTTCCTGATACTGGTGCCAGCCATTGCCGGTTCGGGCGGTCAGGCGGTTTTGCCAGCTATCAGCATCGCCCTGCTGAAAGGCGCCCTGTTCGTAGCGGTGATGCTGGCTGCCGGAAAATGGGTATTACCTGTTGTCTTTAATGAAATTGCCAGGGCTCGCTCAGATGAGCTGTTTGTTCTGATCGCTCTGATGACTGCCCTGATGGCTGCCTGGTTGACACACATGCTGGGTCTGTCCATGGCGCTGGGGGGGTTTATCGCAGGTATGATGTTGGGTGATTCAAATTACAAGCATCAGGTGGAAGCTGATATCCGCCCTTTCAGGGATATTCTGCTGGGACTGTTTTTTGTCTCAGTCGGCCTGATGCTGGACCTCACTATTCTCAGGGATCACTGGCCCGTAATACTGGCAGCTACGGCTGCTTTGCTGGTTTTCAAGCTTTCCGTCATTTCAGTGCTTGCCAGAACCTTTGGTGAAGACCGGCGCATAGCCCTGAAAACCGGTCTTGTTTTGTGTCAGGGAGGAGAGTTCTGCTTTGCGCTGATCGCCCTGGCCACCCAGTATGGAGAAACCGGTGGTGAAAAAGCCTCGCTGGTATTCTCTACCACCATTCTTTCCATGCTGGTGGCGCCACTACTGATTCGTAACAGTTCAAAAATAGTGGAACTCTTTTTCAGGGAAGCAGAGACCAGTGTCGACTCTGAACACAGCGTTGATATCAAGCAGCAGACGGCTCATATATCAGGCCATACGCTAATTTGTGGTTATGGTCGTGTTGGTCAGACCATCAGTCGTTTCCTGTCCCGCGAAAATCTCCTCTATGTGGCACTTGATGATGATGCCCTGCATGTCCATGAAGCCGGTCTGGCAGGGGAGCCCGTGTTTTATGGTGACTGCCGCAGGCTTGAACTGCTGGAGGCCGCAGGTTTGAACCGTGCCAGACAGATCATTATCTGTATTGACAATACCGACAATGCCCTGTCTGTGGTCAAAACCATCCGCTCGGAGTACCGCCATTTGCCTATTCTGGTCCGAACCCGTGACCTGTCGCAATGTGATGAGCTGAAACAGGCGGGGGCAACCGCTGTTGTGCCTGAGGTACTGGAATCGAGCCTGCTCATTGTGAAGCAGGTATTCCTGATGCTGGGCATGGATCGGGACGTTGTCAGGCATAAAATTCATCAGGCCCGTGAACAGCAGTACGATATCCTCAGTGGCTACTACCCCGGAGTAACCGATATACAAGCCGAAACGGATGATGTGCCAGTTCGTCATGCGGTCACCCTCTGCAAAGGGTCGCCCTGCGAAGGGTTGCGCCCTGCCGATCTGCCTGTAGAGGGTGATGTCTCGGTTATGGGAATCAAACGCAGTGGAATCACCTATGAGCCTGGACAGGTTACCCGAATGGCAGCGGATGATATTGTTATTATGGCTGGTCCCATGGCGAGCCTGAAACAGAGCGAAAAGAACCTTATTTAA
- a CDS encoding glutaredoxin family protein, which produces MKVLYLYTTSGCHLCEEAEKLLNSLQESERTQWQPVEISDSDELIDRYGIRIPVVKEQGSEREISWPFSLEELRCWVRKGFIIK; this is translated from the coding sequence GTGAAAGTACTCTATTTATACACCACATCCGGTTGTCATTTGTGTGAAGAAGCAGAAAAATTGCTGAATTCGTTGCAAGAGTCTGAACGGACTCAGTGGCAGCCGGTTGAAATTAGTGACAGTGATGAACTGATTGATCGTTATGGCATTCGTATACCCGTTGTGAAAGAGCAGGGCAGTGAACGGGAAATCAGCTGGCCATTCAGCCTTGAGGAGTTGCGTTGCTGGGTAAGAAAAGGTTTTATTATTAAATAA
- a CDS encoding cation diffusion facilitator family transporter, with translation MDLAQRSRLMTYATIASVATAFLLIVVKIIAWNMTGSLSLLATLVDSVMDAVASLITLVAVRISLTPADDEHRFGHGKAEYLSVLMQAAFISGSAIVLFLQAINRLASDNTLLVNEEIGIAVMVISISATIALLAFQRYVVRCTDSTAIAADAMHYKVDLLTNTAVIVALVASVYGYSSMDSFLTIAISVYMLVGVVRLVWEAIQHLMDHSLPLEQLQEIERRCLSVEGVISVHEIRTRVSGQVLFIQMHLDLSGDLTLREAHEIGYQAKQSVLEWLPNADIIIHLDPD, from the coding sequence ATGGATCTGGCGCAACGTAGTCGACTGATGACTTATGCAACCATCGCTTCTGTAGCGACGGCTTTTTTGCTGATTGTTGTCAAGATCATTGCCTGGAATATGACGGGTTCACTCAGTTTGCTCGCCACTCTGGTCGACTCGGTGATGGACGCCGTCGCTTCACTCATTACTCTGGTTGCGGTTCGAATTTCCCTGACGCCTGCTGACGATGAACATCGCTTTGGTCACGGCAAAGCAGAATATCTGTCAGTGTTAATGCAGGCGGCGTTTATTTCCGGCTCCGCGATTGTCCTGTTTTTACAGGCCATTAATCGGCTGGCTTCAGACAATACACTGCTGGTGAATGAAGAAATTGGCATAGCCGTAATGGTGATCTCTATTTCAGCCACTATCGCATTATTGGCATTTCAGCGTTATGTCGTCCGTTGTACAGATTCAACCGCCATCGCAGCCGATGCCATGCACTATAAGGTTGACCTTCTGACCAATACAGCGGTTATTGTTGCACTGGTGGCATCGGTCTATGGTTATTCTTCCATGGACAGTTTCCTGACCATTGCGATTTCCGTTTATATGCTGGTCGGTGTTGTACGGCTGGTGTGGGAAGCGATACAACACCTGATGGATCATTCCCTGCCGCTGGAACAGTTACAGGAAATTGAACGTCGATGTCTGTCCGTGGAGGGTGTGATCAGTGTCCACGAAATCCGCACTCGCGTATCCGGGCAGGTTCTGTTTATTCAGATGCATCTGGATCTGAGCGGTGACCTGACGCTCAGAGAAGCCCATGAAATCGGTTATCAGGCAAAACAGTCTGTGCTGGAATGGCTGCCAAACGCCGACATTATTATTCACCTTGATCCAGATTAA
- a CDS encoding TatD family hydrolase, which translates to MIDIGVNLTDKQFNRDREAVVERAIEAGVNTLILTGTDIDESVAAVQMAQEFAPHCYSTAGIHPHSAKSATGGSFQELAALFQEDKVVAAGEMGLDFNRDFSPRPIQESVFEQQLELAIQHNMPAFCHERDASQRFYDIVREVRDNLSALVVHCFTADKEALYRYLDLDLHIGITGWVCDERRGTHLHPLLKDIPQNRLMIETDSPWLLPRTLDKKPKNRRNEPAFLPWIARTIAEHTGKTPEQVERETSNTARAFFNLDQGE; encoded by the coding sequence ATGATTGATATTGGTGTTAACCTGACCGATAAACAGTTTAACCGTGACCGTGAAGCGGTTGTTGAACGAGCCATTGAAGCGGGGGTCAACACACTGATTCTCACCGGCACCGACATTGACGAATCGGTAGCGGCAGTACAAATGGCACAGGAATTTGCCCCCCACTGCTATTCAACAGCAGGGATTCACCCACACAGTGCGAAGTCGGCAACAGGTGGCAGTTTTCAAGAGCTGGCCGCCCTGTTTCAGGAAGATAAAGTCGTGGCTGCCGGAGAGATGGGACTGGACTTTAACCGTGACTTTTCTCCCCGGCCGATTCAGGAAAGTGTCTTTGAACAGCAGCTGGAACTGGCGATACAGCATAATATGCCTGCCTTCTGTCATGAACGGGATGCATCACAGCGCTTTTACGACATTGTCCGGGAAGTTCGGGATAATCTCAGCGCGCTGGTGGTCCACTGTTTTACTGCCGACAAAGAGGCACTGTACCGTTATCTGGATCTGGATTTGCACATTGGCATCACCGGCTGGGTCTGTGATGAACGACGGGGAACGCATTTACACCCGTTGCTGAAAGATATTCCTCAAAACCGGCTGATGATTGAAACCGACTCGCCCTGGCTGTTGCCAAGAACTCTGGATAAAAAACCTAAAAATCGCCGTAATGAGCCTGCGTTCCTACCCTGGATCGCCAGAACGATTGCAGAACATACCGGTAAAACCCCTGAACAGGTGGAGAGAGAAACCAGCAACACAGCCAGAGCATTCTTTAATCTGGATCAAGGTGAATAA
- a CDS encoding MOSC domain-containing protein, which produces MTSDQHSLFVTELAIYPVKSTRRLPMQQAKVVTTGFAHDRRWMLVDPEGKFITQRQHPKMVHIVAQPDEKGMVVSAPGMETIQIFQPEPRHRFEVTVWKDVCAALDAGDQAAQWFSEYMGFNCRLVYMDEGCQRPVDQRYALTSDLTSFADGFPFLLTSEASLADLNGRLDQPVPMERFRPNIVINGLDAFAEDHWQRIRIGSVEFRVSKACTRCIMTTVDTRTGIKGKEPLQTLANYRRGEKGVLFGMNLNHDNEGVISVGDPVEILDSLQSTV; this is translated from the coding sequence GTGACCTCTGATCAACACTCACTCTTTGTCACAGAGCTGGCTATCTACCCTGTCAAATCGACTCGCAGACTTCCGATGCAGCAGGCAAAAGTCGTGACTACCGGCTTTGCTCATGACCGTCGCTGGATGCTGGTTGACCCGGAAGGGAAGTTTATTACCCAGCGTCAACATCCGAAAATGGTTCATATCGTTGCACAACCTGATGAAAAGGGCATGGTTGTTAGCGCACCAGGGATGGAAACGATACAGATTTTTCAACCAGAGCCACGCCACCGTTTTGAAGTGACTGTCTGGAAGGATGTGTGTGCTGCACTGGATGCCGGTGATCAGGCTGCGCAGTGGTTCAGTGAATATATGGGTTTTAACTGTCGTCTTGTTTATATGGATGAAGGCTGCCAGCGCCCGGTTGACCAGCGCTATGCGCTGACCAGTGACCTGACTAGTTTTGCTGATGGTTTTCCGTTTCTTCTGACTTCAGAAGCCTCGCTGGCAGACCTGAATGGGCGGCTTGACCAGCCTGTGCCAATGGAACGCTTTCGCCCCAATATTGTTATTAATGGTCTGGATGCGTTTGCGGAGGATCACTGGCAGCGTATTCGCATAGGCTCTGTCGAATTCAGGGTGTCCAAAGCCTGTACCCGCTGCATCATGACAACCGTAGATACCCGAACAGGAATAAAGGGCAAAGAGCCTCTGCAGACTCTGGCTAACTATCGGAGAGGGGAGAAGGGCGTACTGTTTGGTATGAACCTTAATCACGACAATGAAGGTGTTATATCGGTGGGTGATCCGGTAGAGATTCTGGATAGCCTGCAGAGTACCGTTTAA
- the xthA gene encoding exodeoxyribonuclease III — MKIITFNVNGIRARLHQLEALIQKHEPEVIGLQEIKVADENFPVEAIESLGYHIEHFGQKTHYGVGLMSKRKPVQVQKGYLSDDADAQRRMIIADYETPSGNLYTVINGYFPQGESREHPVKFPAKKQFYRDLMTTLNTSCKPVSNVVVLGDFNISPTDADIGIGADNAKRWLRTGKCSFLPEEREWFQTLLNWGLQDCYREIPPEATNELYSWFDYRSRGFEREPKRGLRIDGILATDSMMQKCLGTGIDYDIRSMEKPSDHAPLWVDFDF; from the coding sequence ATGAAGATCATCACATTTAATGTCAATGGTATTCGTGCCCGACTACACCAACTGGAAGCCCTGATTCAGAAGCACGAACCTGAAGTGATTGGCCTGCAGGAAATTAAAGTCGCCGATGAAAATTTTCCAGTTGAAGCCATTGAATCCCTTGGTTATCACATAGAGCATTTTGGTCAGAAGACTCATTATGGTGTTGGCCTGATGAGCAAACGCAAGCCTGTGCAGGTACAGAAAGGTTATCTTTCGGATGACGCAGATGCGCAGCGGCGAATGATTATTGCTGACTATGAAACGCCCAGCGGCAACCTTTATACCGTGATCAATGGCTACTTCCCACAAGGTGAAAGCCGGGAACATCCCGTCAAATTTCCAGCCAAGAAACAGTTTTACCGGGATTTGATGACAACCCTGAATACATCCTGTAAACCGGTTTCCAATGTTGTTGTGCTGGGAGATTTCAACATTTCACCCACTGATGCTGATATTGGCATAGGTGCGGACAATGCCAAACGCTGGCTGCGAACTGGTAAATGCAGCTTTCTGCCGGAAGAACGGGAATGGTTTCAAACGCTGTTAAACTGGGGGCTGCAGGATTGCTACAGGGAGATTCCACCGGAAGCGACCAACGAACTCTATAGTTGGTTTGATTACCGGAGCCGTGGCTTCGAACGTGAGCCAAAACGTGGGCTGAGGATTGATGGCATTCTGGCTACAGACTCCATGATGCAAAAATGCCTGGGTACGGGCATTGATTACGACATCCGCAGCATGGAGAAACCTTCAGATCATGCACCACTATGGGTGGACTTCGATTTTTAA
- a CDS encoding efflux RND transporter periplasmic adaptor subunit, which translates to MLNTNLPGRSWLAAVFTAIVLGVYLLTADITDINDPNKNQTPSNSGQASTAEANLPTVTARQFDHEQIPRTLTLYGRTRPDRIITVSSELAARIVGVEAERGSLVRVGETLITLREENLRAELKSARAQVKKARLDLDSALALQKKNLIADNQLPQLELAVAEAESRLQRLQIDLGNTRIEAPVTGILHHRLIELGDFIDRGNPVAEILDLDPLIVSVDVTQELIESLTAGDKAEIRLLGKRSATATVRYISRKANDATRTFNVELAIANPDMKLPAGLSVEADLVMGQVRAVELSPALLSLDESGVPGIKWVDRNNIVQFTPAGIVKTGSNSLWLSGIPANVRIITRGQGFVKEGSRVKVAASDTALIVGE; encoded by the coding sequence ATGCTCAATACAAACCTTCCCGGTAGATCCTGGCTGGCAGCGGTTTTCACAGCCATCGTTTTAGGGGTATATCTGCTGACGGCTGATATTACCGACATTAATGATCCCAATAAGAACCAGACGCCATCAAACTCCGGTCAGGCTTCAACAGCTGAAGCTAACCTGCCGACGGTTACTGCCCGACAGTTCGATCATGAACAGATTCCAAGAACTTTGACATTATATGGCCGAACCAGACCTGACCGGATTATTACCGTCAGTTCCGAACTGGCTGCACGCATTGTTGGTGTAGAGGCTGAGCGGGGTTCCCTGGTCAGGGTAGGGGAGACCCTGATAACCCTGCGGGAAGAAAACCTCCGGGCAGAGCTGAAGTCCGCCAGGGCTCAGGTGAAAAAAGCCAGACTGGATCTGGACTCAGCCCTGGCTCTGCAAAAGAAAAATCTGATTGCCGACAACCAGCTGCCCCAGCTGGAACTGGCTGTAGCTGAAGCGGAATCCCGTCTGCAGCGACTGCAGATAGACCTGGGCAACACCCGCATTGAGGCGCCCGTTACGGGTATTCTTCATCATCGACTGATTGAGCTCGGTGATTTTATCGACCGTGGCAACCCCGTTGCAGAAATTCTTGATCTGGACCCGCTGATTGTGTCCGTTGATGTGACTCAGGAGCTTATCGAGTCCCTGACTGCTGGTGACAAAGCAGAAATCCGATTGTTGGGTAAACGCTCAGCGACAGCGACCGTCCGTTACATCTCACGCAAAGCCAATGACGCAACGCGTACGTTTAATGTAGAACTGGCTATAGCCAATCCCGATATGAAGCTCCCCGCCGGTCTCAGTGTTGAGGCAGATCTGGTGATGGGGCAGGTCAGGGCAGTAGAGCTTAGCCCGGCATTGCTAAGCCTTGATGAGAGTGGGGTGCCAGGCATCAAGTGGGTAGATCGCAATAACATTGTACAGTTTACGCCTGCCGGGATTGTAAAAACCGGTAGCAACAGTCTCTGGCTCAGTGGCATTCCTGCCAATGTTCGCATCATTACCCGTGGACAGGGTTTTGTAAAAGAGGGCAGTCGTGTGAAAGTGGCTGCCAGTGACACAGCTCTGATCGTCGGAGAGTAA